In Acidimicrobiia bacterium, the sequence CCGGTGGGGTGACCTCCAGCCTCGGGAAGGGCCTCACCGCCGCCTCGCTGGGCCGCCTCCTCAAGAGCCGCGGGATCCGGGTCACGCTCCAGAAGCTCGACCCCTACATCAACGTCGACCCCGGGACGATGAACCCCTTCCAGCACGGCGAGGTGTTCGTCACCGACGACGG encodes:
- a CDS encoding CTP synthase is translated as MAKHIFVTGGVTSSLGKGLTAASLGRLLKSRGIRVTLQKLDPYINVDPGTMNPFQHGEVFVTDDG